The Mytilus galloprovincialis chromosome 2, xbMytGall1.hap1.1, whole genome shotgun sequence genome has a window encoding:
- the LOC143064263 gene encoding ras GTPase-activating protein nGAP-like isoform X21: MNLINSRIRSSRSHESLLTSHVNMHAIDLTASDLEIQPLHSSILGQDHCFQVSTANGSKYISCRTAEEREKWIGSLRKSVHPNQEHIRRTDNSLKLWIKEAKNVPSKKKYFCEICLDRTLYAKTSSKMKSEMLFWGEHFEFNNLRDTQIVTVNLYREADKKKKKDKNQFIGYVNIPASEITGRTYVEKWFNSTSGTVGRVGKENKSENPLIRIKARYHTVQILPVDMYKDFSQYLSTDYCQLCEVLEPVISVKDKEDIATCLAHVLQKLGKAKDFLTDIIMAEVSRLDNKHLTMRGNSIGTKAMEAYMKLVGEKYLQNTMTEFVKSLIESGDDCEVDPTKVAPQFLQSNQSILDMYSEMVFAKIINSHCYFPSELRDVFTSFQTRCLEMERENTAENLISASLFLRFLCPAIMSPSLFNLIQEYPPDKAARNLVLLAKTIQTLANFTKFGAKEEYMTFMNDFIERHSESMNQFLQQISSTDTNGGNQFLEFDGYIDLGKQLSVLHSLLTESLEKCPQESVASLGKLPSILSKLKTALENPDVGMVIPPPKQNRKSQIYDNLVNMPPQASTSPTEIVREMLKLCGEEDIPVLSGRRGSRLGVFDSENNVETEDDFGFYKNSKFDVSNVSVKSVSNEQRVNESWSEIVNVAESHQGDYIDLLHFADEDVHNSSMDSDHNMNGSEISISQISTIASSGYQSFGYSQSSSPIDPNTTQDFTKSHSSQAPLQPLSFSNPVYRHQFNSAKHSMSSPNVIRQGSSSGSASSEEDTVKHRSPVKSSDRDLFSPQRNDPLRNLAPKLSSSSSSESLEQELYKMTRSSSAMSTADSSRFTRSNSVQSSNDPVKFSLDLHSSVSSQNSDDVRNSNVTPSNNTSNHYSLSRAPSRPKELSHTGSMDFSHMRQRYNDPIRRTATDSHISSHIKYGPSHAYSNSDITSNSSHGSKYSDKYYTDNSDKGSRKYSFGDRSYTEDSDRGSQKLSPNNAVHMGIKSVQRKIQEQEKTKQEYESEVETLRQQLNEAQDRLQQAEDRLKEHETGTAQLVDDWQYRLSESEERLRKQQVQKDDQMKQIIQRLMTVEKELKADQEEMQSLVRQKQRVIEAQERRIQTLDNANAKLMTALSQLRSVSQQNHNGMIGPLRSTILTTEIAEFKTSSC, translated from the exons ctTGAGGAAATCAGTCCATCCAAACCAGGAACATATACGGAGAACAGACAACTCTCTAAAACTATGGATTAAGGAAGCTAAAAATGTACCATCTAAAAAGAA gtatttctGTGAAATATGTTTAGATAGAACATTGTATGCCAAAACTTCCAGTAAAATGAAATCTGAAATGTTGTTTTGGGGAGAACACTTTGAATTTAA tAATTTGAGGGACACACAGATTGTTACAGTAAACTTGTACAGAGAAgctgacaaaaagaaaaagaaagacaaaaatcaGTTTATAG GTTATGTAAACATCCCAGCCTCAGAAATTACAGGCCGTACATATGTTGAGAAATGGTTCAACTCAACATCAGGAACTGTAGGACGAGTTGGGAAAGAAAACAAAAGTGAAAATCCTTTAATAAGAATAAAAGCTAGATATCACACCGTACAGATATTACCTGTTGATATGTATAAAGACTTCTCTCag TATTTGAGTACAGATTATTGTCAGTTATGTGAAGTATTAGAACCTGTGATAAGTGTAAAAGATAAAGAAGATATAGCTACTTGTTTAGCTCATGTCCTACAGAAACTTGGTAAAGCTAAGGATTTCCTTACGGACATAATAATGGCAGAAGTATCAAGACTTG ATAATAAGCACTTAACAATGAGAGGAAACTCTATTGGAACTAAAGCAATGGAGGCTTACATGAAACTGGTTGGTGAAAAG tatttacaaaATACGATGACAGAGTTTGTGAAGTCTTTGATAGAATCAGGAGATGATTGTGAGGTAGATCCCACTAAAGTGGCTCCACAGTTCCTACAGAGTAATCAAAGTATACTGGACATGTACAGTGAAATGGTCTTCGCCAAAATTATCAATTCACACTGCTATTTCCCAAG TGAACTGAGAGATGTTTTCACCAGTTTTCAAACTCGTTGTTTAGAGATGGAGAGAGAGAATACAGCAGAGAATTTAATTAGTGCCTCATTATTTCTGAGATTCCTGTGTCCAGCTATAATGTCCCCtagtttatttaatttaatacaaG AATACCCTCCAGATAAAGCTGCCAGGAATCTTGTTCTACTCGCCAAGACAATCCAAACTCTTGCCAATTTTACCAA attcgGAGCCAAAGAAGAATATATGACatttatgaatgattttattGAACGGCATAGTGAAAGTATGAATCAGTTCCTCCAACAGATATCA tCAACAGATACCAATGGAGGAAACCAGTTTCTAGAGTTTGATGGGTACATTGACCTGGGTAAACAATTGTCTGTTTTACACAGTCTATTAACAGAATCTCTAGAAAAGTGCCCTCAG GAATCCGTAGCCAGCTTAGGAAAACTGCCAAGcattttaagtaaattgaaaacTGCCTTGGAAAATCCAGATGTTGGTATGGTAATTCCACCACCAAAACAGAACAGGAAATCCCAAATATATGACAATCTAGTCAATATGCCTCCTCAAGCTAGCACCTCACCGACAGAAATTGTACGGGAAATGTTAAAACTTTGTGGAGAGGAGGATATTCCTGTGTTAAGTGGGAGGAGAGGATCCAGATTGGGTGTGTTTGATTCCGAAAATAATGTAGAGACAGAAGATGATTTTGGATTTTATAAAAATTCTAAGTTTGATGTGTCGAATGTATCAGTGAAAAGTGTATCAAATGAACAAAGAGTGAATGAATCTTGGAGTGAAATTGTTAACGTGGCAGAAAGCCATCAAGGAGACTATATTGATTTGTTACATTTCGCTGATGAGGATGTACATAATTCATCAATGGACTCGGATCATAATATGAATGGGAGTGAAATATCTATAAGTCAAATATCTACTATAGCATCTTCTGGTTACCAGTCTTTCGGATATAGTCAATCCAGTTCACCTATTGATCCTAACACTACACAGGACTTTACTAAATCTCATTCATCTCAGGCTCCTCTCCAACCGTTATCATTCTCAAATCCAGTGTATAGACACCAGTTCAATAGTGCAAAGCATTCAATGTCTAGTCCTAATGTCATCAGACAGGGATCCAGTTCTGGGTCCGCTAGTAGTGAAGAGGACACTGTTAAACATAGAAGTCCTGTGAAATCCTCAGACAGAGATTTATTTAGTCCCCAGCGTAATGATCCATTACGCAATCTTGCCCCTAAATTATCCAGTTCAAGTAGTAGTGAATCTTTAGAACAAGAATTGTATAAAATGACTCGTTCTAGTTCGGCAATGTCAACAGCTGATTCATCTAGATTTACACGATCGAATTCTGTACAGTCATCAAATGATCCAGTGAAATTTTCATTAGATTTACATTCATCTGTGTCATCTCAAAATAGTGATGATGTTCGCAATAGCAATGTTACTCCATCAAATAATACTAGTAATCATTACTCATTGAGTCGGGCTCCATCCAGGCCTAAAGAACTCTCACATACTGGCAGTATGGATTTTTCGCACATGAGACAAAGATATAATGATCCAATTCGTAGGACTGCTACAGATTCACACATTTCGTCTCATATCAAATATGGACCAAGTCATGCTTATAGTAATAGTGATATTACTAGTAATTCTAGTCATGGTAGTAAATATAGTGATAAATATTACACAGACAATTCTGACAAAGGTTCACGGAAATACTCTTTTGGCGATAGATCTTACACAGAAGACTCTGATCGAGGTTCGCAGAAACTCTCTCCTAATAATGCTGTACATATGGGAATTAAGTCTGTACAAAGGAAAATACAGgagcaagaaaaaacaaaacaggaG TATGAGAGTGAAGTTGAAACATTACGACAACAATTGAACGAAGCACAAGATCGGCTTCAGCAAGCGGAGGACAGGTTGAAGGAACACGAAACAGGAACAGCACAGTTAGTTGATGATTGGCAATATAGACTGTCGGAAAGTGAAGAAAGACTTCGTAAACAACAAGTACAAAAGGACGATCAGATGAAACAGATTATACAAAG ATTAATGACTGTTGAAAAGGAACTAAAGGCTGATCAAGAGGAGATGCAATCATTGGTTCGTCAGAAACAACGTGTCATTGAGGCACAAGAGAGGAGAATACAAACTCTGGACAATGCTAATGCCAAACTGATGACTGCTTTATCTCAGCTACGCAGTGTTTCTCAACAAAATCATAATGGAATGATTGGACCATTGAGATCCACAATCTTAACAACAGAAATCGCAGAATTTAAGACTAGTTCATGTTAA
- the LOC143064263 gene encoding ras GTPase-activating protein nGAP-like isoform X16, with translation MLKASVRESVFRGINSSAEMRNLINSRIRSSRSHESLLTSHVNMHAIDLTASDLEIQPLHSSILGQDHCFQVSTANGSKYISCRTAEEREKWIGSLRKSVHPNQEHIRRTDNSLKLWIKEAKNVPSKKKYFCEICLDRTLYAKTSSKMKSEMLFWGEHFEFNNLRDTQIVTVNLYREADKKKKKDKNQFIGYVNIPASEITGRTYVEKWFNSTSGTVGRVGKENKSENPLIRIKARYHTVQILPVDMYKDFSQYLSTDYCQLCEVLEPVISVKDKEDIATCLAHVLQKLGKAKDFLTDIIMAEVSRLDNKHLTMRGNSIGTKAMEAYMKLVGEKYLQNTMTEFVKSLIESGDDCEVDPTKVAPQFLQSNQSILDMYSEMVFAKIINSHCYFPSELRDVFTSFQTRCLEMERENTAENLISASLFLRFLCPAIMSPSLFNLIQEYPPDKAARNLVLLAKTIQTLANFTKFGAKEEYMTFMNDFIERHSESMNQFLQQISSTDTNGGNQFLEFDGYIDLGKQLSVLHSLLTESLEKCPQESVASLGKLPSILSKLKTALENPDVGMVIPPPKQNRKSQIYDNLVNMPPQASTSPTEIVREMLKLCGEEDIPVLSGRRGSRLGVFDSENNVETEDDFGFYKNSKFDVSNVSVKSVSNEQRVNESWSEIVNVAESHQGDYIDLLHFADEDVHNSSMDSDHNMNGSEISISQISTIASSGYQSFGYSQSSSPIDPNTTQDFTKSHSSQAPLQPLSFSNPVYRHQFNSAKHSMSSPNVIRQGSSSGSASSEEDTVKHRSPVKSSDRDLFSPQRNDPLRNLAPKLSSSSSSESLEQELYKMTRSSSAMSTADSSRFTRSNSVQSSNDPVKFSLDLHSSVSSQNSDDVRNSNVTPSNNTSNHYSLSRAPSRPKELSHTGSMDFSHMRQRYNDPIRRTATDSHISSHIKYGPSHAYSNSDITSNSSHGSKYSDKYYTDNSDKGSRKYSFGDRSYTEDSDRGSQKLSPNNAVHMGIKSVQRKIQEQEKTKQEYESEVETLRQQLNEAQDRLQQAEDRLKEHETGTAQLVDDWQYRLSESEERLRKQQVQKDDQMKQIIQRLMTVEKELKADQEEMQSLVRQKQRVIEAQERRIQTLDNANAKLMTALSQLRSVSQQNHNGMIGPLRSTILTTEIAEFKTSSC, from the exons ctTGAGGAAATCAGTCCATCCAAACCAGGAACATATACGGAGAACAGACAACTCTCTAAAACTATGGATTAAGGAAGCTAAAAATGTACCATCTAAAAAGAA gtatttctGTGAAATATGTTTAGATAGAACATTGTATGCCAAAACTTCCAGTAAAATGAAATCTGAAATGTTGTTTTGGGGAGAACACTTTGAATTTAA tAATTTGAGGGACACACAGATTGTTACAGTAAACTTGTACAGAGAAgctgacaaaaagaaaaagaaagacaaaaatcaGTTTATAG GTTATGTAAACATCCCAGCCTCAGAAATTACAGGCCGTACATATGTTGAGAAATGGTTCAACTCAACATCAGGAACTGTAGGACGAGTTGGGAAAGAAAACAAAAGTGAAAATCCTTTAATAAGAATAAAAGCTAGATATCACACCGTACAGATATTACCTGTTGATATGTATAAAGACTTCTCTCag TATTTGAGTACAGATTATTGTCAGTTATGTGAAGTATTAGAACCTGTGATAAGTGTAAAAGATAAAGAAGATATAGCTACTTGTTTAGCTCATGTCCTACAGAAACTTGGTAAAGCTAAGGATTTCCTTACGGACATAATAATGGCAGAAGTATCAAGACTTG ATAATAAGCACTTAACAATGAGAGGAAACTCTATTGGAACTAAAGCAATGGAGGCTTACATGAAACTGGTTGGTGAAAAG tatttacaaaATACGATGACAGAGTTTGTGAAGTCTTTGATAGAATCAGGAGATGATTGTGAGGTAGATCCCACTAAAGTGGCTCCACAGTTCCTACAGAGTAATCAAAGTATACTGGACATGTACAGTGAAATGGTCTTCGCCAAAATTATCAATTCACACTGCTATTTCCCAAG TGAACTGAGAGATGTTTTCACCAGTTTTCAAACTCGTTGTTTAGAGATGGAGAGAGAGAATACAGCAGAGAATTTAATTAGTGCCTCATTATTTCTGAGATTCCTGTGTCCAGCTATAATGTCCCCtagtttatttaatttaatacaaG AATACCCTCCAGATAAAGCTGCCAGGAATCTTGTTCTACTCGCCAAGACAATCCAAACTCTTGCCAATTTTACCAA attcgGAGCCAAAGAAGAATATATGACatttatgaatgattttattGAACGGCATAGTGAAAGTATGAATCAGTTCCTCCAACAGATATCA tCAACAGATACCAATGGAGGAAACCAGTTTCTAGAGTTTGATGGGTACATTGACCTGGGTAAACAATTGTCTGTTTTACACAGTCTATTAACAGAATCTCTAGAAAAGTGCCCTCAG GAATCCGTAGCCAGCTTAGGAAAACTGCCAAGcattttaagtaaattgaaaacTGCCTTGGAAAATCCAGATGTTGGTATGGTAATTCCACCACCAAAACAGAACAGGAAATCCCAAATATATGACAATCTAGTCAATATGCCTCCTCAAGCTAGCACCTCACCGACAGAAATTGTACGGGAAATGTTAAAACTTTGTGGAGAGGAGGATATTCCTGTGTTAAGTGGGAGGAGAGGATCCAGATTGGGTGTGTTTGATTCCGAAAATAATGTAGAGACAGAAGATGATTTTGGATTTTATAAAAATTCTAAGTTTGATGTGTCGAATGTATCAGTGAAAAGTGTATCAAATGAACAAAGAGTGAATGAATCTTGGAGTGAAATTGTTAACGTGGCAGAAAGCCATCAAGGAGACTATATTGATTTGTTACATTTCGCTGATGAGGATGTACATAATTCATCAATGGACTCGGATCATAATATGAATGGGAGTGAAATATCTATAAGTCAAATATCTACTATAGCATCTTCTGGTTACCAGTCTTTCGGATATAGTCAATCCAGTTCACCTATTGATCCTAACACTACACAGGACTTTACTAAATCTCATTCATCTCAGGCTCCTCTCCAACCGTTATCATTCTCAAATCCAGTGTATAGACACCAGTTCAATAGTGCAAAGCATTCAATGTCTAGTCCTAATGTCATCAGACAGGGATCCAGTTCTGGGTCCGCTAGTAGTGAAGAGGACACTGTTAAACATAGAAGTCCTGTGAAATCCTCAGACAGAGATTTATTTAGTCCCCAGCGTAATGATCCATTACGCAATCTTGCCCCTAAATTATCCAGTTCAAGTAGTAGTGAATCTTTAGAACAAGAATTGTATAAAATGACTCGTTCTAGTTCGGCAATGTCAACAGCTGATTCATCTAGATTTACACGATCGAATTCTGTACAGTCATCAAATGATCCAGTGAAATTTTCATTAGATTTACATTCATCTGTGTCATCTCAAAATAGTGATGATGTTCGCAATAGCAATGTTACTCCATCAAATAATACTAGTAATCATTACTCATTGAGTCGGGCTCCATCCAGGCCTAAAGAACTCTCACATACTGGCAGTATGGATTTTTCGCACATGAGACAAAGATATAATGATCCAATTCGTAGGACTGCTACAGATTCACACATTTCGTCTCATATCAAATATGGACCAAGTCATGCTTATAGTAATAGTGATATTACTAGTAATTCTAGTCATGGTAGTAAATATAGTGATAAATATTACACAGACAATTCTGACAAAGGTTCACGGAAATACTCTTTTGGCGATAGATCTTACACAGAAGACTCTGATCGAGGTTCGCAGAAACTCTCTCCTAATAATGCTGTACATATGGGAATTAAGTCTGTACAAAGGAAAATACAGgagcaagaaaaaacaaaacaggaG TATGAGAGTGAAGTTGAAACATTACGACAACAATTGAACGAAGCACAAGATCGGCTTCAGCAAGCGGAGGACAGGTTGAAGGAACACGAAACAGGAACAGCACAGTTAGTTGATGATTGGCAATATAGACTGTCGGAAAGTGAAGAAAGACTTCGTAAACAACAAGTACAAAAGGACGATCAGATGAAACAGATTATACAAAG ATTAATGACTGTTGAAAAGGAACTAAAGGCTGATCAAGAGGAGATGCAATCATTGGTTCGTCAGAAACAACGTGTCATTGAGGCACAAGAGAGGAGAATACAAACTCTGGACAATGCTAATGCCAAACTGATGACTGCTTTATCTCAGCTACGCAGTGTTTCTCAACAAAATCATAATGGAATGATTGGACCATTGAGATCCACAATCTTAACAACAGAAATCGCAGAATTTAAGACTAGTTCATGTTAA